Proteins from a single region of Streptomyces sp. Tu 3180:
- a CDS encoding MFS transporter, whose protein sequence is MSDAPARPAATGTPAPPRPGAVVAVLAFSGIVVSLMQTLVIPIVGQLPQYLDAPASDTAWAVTATLLAAAVATPVVGRLGDMYGKRRMLLLSMTMLVIGSVVAGLSDSLVPVIVGRALQGLSSGVIPLGISILRDELPAERLGSATAMISASLGVGGALGLPAAALIADNLDWHALFWTSAALGVVALVMVAFLVPESKVRTGGRFDVVGSAGMAAGLVCLLLAISKGGDWGWSSGTTLGLSAAAVVVLVAWGLFELRVDQPLVDLRSTARPQVLVTNLASVAIGFSMFSMSLVVPQLLQLPERTGYGLGQSLLAAGLVMAPSGLVMMALAPVSALVSRARGPKVTLMTGALVVAAGYGLNVLLMDQVWHFVLASCVIGAGIGFTYGAMPALIMGVVPASETGAANSLNTLMRSIGTSVASAVAGVVLAQMTTRFGTHALPSEGGFRTVLALGAGAALLGFAVAALVPRRSASAVEAHTVAGDAPGAAAEASRA, encoded by the coding sequence ATGTCCGACGCACCCGCCCGACCCGCCGCGACCGGCACCCCCGCGCCGCCCCGACCCGGCGCCGTGGTGGCCGTGCTGGCCTTCAGCGGCATCGTGGTCTCGCTGATGCAGACCCTGGTGATCCCGATCGTGGGGCAGCTGCCGCAGTACCTGGACGCCCCCGCGTCGGACACCGCCTGGGCCGTCACCGCGACCCTGCTCGCCGCGGCCGTCGCGACCCCGGTCGTGGGCCGCCTCGGCGACATGTACGGCAAGCGCCGCATGCTGCTGCTCAGCATGACCATGCTGGTGATCGGCTCCGTGGTCGCCGGACTCAGTGACTCGCTGGTCCCGGTGATCGTCGGCCGGGCCCTGCAGGGCCTGTCGTCCGGTGTGATCCCGCTCGGCATCAGCATCCTGCGCGACGAACTGCCCGCGGAGCGGCTGGGCTCGGCGACCGCGATGATCAGCGCCTCCCTCGGCGTCGGCGGCGCACTCGGCCTGCCCGCCGCCGCGCTCATCGCCGACAACCTCGACTGGCACGCGCTGTTCTGGACCTCGGCCGCGCTGGGCGTGGTCGCCCTGGTCATGGTGGCGTTCCTGGTGCCGGAGTCGAAGGTGCGCACCGGCGGCCGGTTCGACGTCGTCGGCTCGGCCGGAATGGCGGCCGGTCTGGTCTGCCTGCTGCTGGCGATCTCCAAGGGCGGCGACTGGGGCTGGTCGAGCGGCACCACCCTCGGCCTGTCCGCGGCGGCCGTCGTCGTCCTGGTGGCCTGGGGCCTCTTCGAACTGCGTGTCGACCAGCCGCTGGTGGACCTGCGCAGCACGGCCCGCCCCCAGGTGCTGGTCACCAACCTCGCCTCGGTGGCGATCGGCTTCTCGATGTTCTCGATGTCCCTGGTCGTCCCGCAGCTGCTGCAGCTGCCCGAGCGGACCGGCTACGGACTGGGCCAGTCGCTGCTGGCCGCCGGACTGGTCATGGCGCCGTCCGGCCTGGTGATGATGGCGCTGGCCCCGGTGTCCGCGCTCGTCTCCCGCGCCAGGGGCCCGAAGGTGACGCTGATGACCGGCGCCCTCGTCGTGGCCGCCGGCTACGGTCTGAACGTCCTGCTGATGGACCAGGTCTGGCACTTCGTGCTGGCGTCCTGCGTCATCGGGGCCGGCATCGGCTTCACCTACGGTGCGATGCCCGCGCTGATCATGGGCGTCGTGCCCGCCTCCGAGACGGGCGCCGCCAACAGCCTCAACACCCTCATGCGGTCCATCGGCACGTCCGTCGCCAGCGCCGTCGCGGGTGTGGTGCTCGCCCAGATGACCACGCGGTTCGGTACGCACGCGCTGCCGTCCGAGGGCGGCTTCCGCACGGTCCTGGCGCTCGGGGCCGGGGCGGCGCTCCTCGGCTTCGCCGTCGCCGCCCTCGTCCCGCGCCGGTCCGCCTCGGCGGTGGAGGCGCACACCGTCGCCGGGGACGCGCCCGGGGCGGCCGCGGAGGCCTCCAGGGCGTAG
- a CDS encoding NADH:flavin oxidoreductase — translation MTVTPSEAPEVSGTASRAARILSRPAVINGLTVPNRIAMAPMTRMFSPGGVPGEDVVSYYSRRAAAGVGLIVTEGTYVGHPSAGQSDRVPRFHGEEQLAGWAKVAEAVHAAGGTIVPQLWHIGMVRKQGEPPFAGAPAVGPSGLRLDGTEDGRAMTRQDLDDVIGAFAEAAAAAERIGFDGVELHGAHGYLIDQFLWAGTNRRTDAYGGDPVARAKFATEIVAAVREAVSPEFPVIFRYSQWKQDAYDARLAETPQELEAILSPLAAAGVDAFHASTRRYWVPEFEGADLNLAGWTKKLTGRPAITVGSVGLDGGDFLKAFQGEGAAVGGLDNLLDRMERDEFDLVAVGRALLQDPNWAAKVLDGRFDELAPYDAASLRSLS, via the coding sequence GTGACCGTCACCCCCTCCGAAGCCCCCGAGGTCTCCGGCACCGCCTCCCGCGCGGCCCGGATCCTCTCCCGTCCGGCCGTGATCAACGGCCTGACCGTCCCGAACCGCATCGCCATGGCGCCGATGACCCGGATGTTCTCGCCGGGCGGCGTCCCGGGCGAGGACGTGGTGTCGTACTACTCCCGCCGTGCCGCCGCCGGTGTCGGGCTGATCGTCACCGAGGGCACGTACGTCGGGCACCCCTCCGCCGGGCAGAGCGACCGGGTGCCGCGGTTCCACGGGGAGGAGCAGCTCGCGGGCTGGGCGAAGGTCGCCGAGGCGGTGCACGCGGCCGGCGGCACGATCGTGCCCCAGCTCTGGCACATCGGCATGGTGCGCAAGCAGGGGGAGCCGCCGTTCGCCGGCGCTCCGGCCGTCGGGCCGTCCGGGCTGCGGCTCGACGGCACCGAGGACGGCAGGGCCATGACCCGGCAGGACCTCGACGACGTGATCGGCGCCTTCGCGGAGGCCGCCGCCGCGGCCGAGCGGATCGGCTTCGACGGCGTCGAACTGCACGGTGCCCACGGCTACCTCATCGACCAGTTCCTGTGGGCCGGCACCAACCGCCGTACCGACGCCTACGGCGGTGACCCGGTGGCCCGTGCGAAGTTCGCGACGGAGATCGTGGCGGCGGTCCGTGAGGCGGTCTCCCCGGAGTTCCCGGTGATCTTCCGCTACTCGCAGTGGAAGCAGGACGCCTACGACGCCCGCCTCGCCGAGACCCCGCAGGAGCTGGAGGCCATCCTGTCCCCGCTCGCCGCGGCCGGTGTCGACGCCTTCCACGCCTCCACGCGCCGCTACTGGGTCCCCGAGTTCGAGGGCGCCGACCTCAACCTGGCGGGATGGACGAAGAAGCTGACCGGGCGGCCGGCCATCACCGTCGGGTCGGTCGGCCTGGACGGCGGTGACTTCCTCAAGGCGTTCCAGGGGGAGGGGGCCGCCGTGGGCGGCCTCGACAACCTGCTCGACCGGATGGAGCGGGACGAGTTCGACCTCGTGGCCGTGGGCCGGGCCCTGCTCCAGGACCCGAACTGGGCGGCCAAGGTGCTCGACGGCCGCTTCGACGAGCTCGCGCCCTACGACGCCGCGTCGCTCAGGTCCCTGAGCTGA
- the groL gene encoding chaperonin GroEL (60 kDa chaperone family; promotes refolding of misfolded polypeptides especially under stressful conditions; forms two stacked rings of heptamers to form a barrel-shaped 14mer; ends can be capped by GroES; misfolded proteins enter the barrel where they are refolded when GroES binds): MAKIIAFDEEARRGLERGMNQLADAVKVTLGPKGRNVVLEKKWGAPTITNDGVSIAKEIELEDPYEKIGAELVKEVAKKTDDVAGDGTTTATVLAQALVKEGLRNVAAGANPMALKRGIEKAVEAVSGALLEQAKDVETKEQIASTASISAADVQIGELIAEAMDKVGKEGVITVEESQTFGLELELTEGMRFDKGYISAYFATDMERMEAVLDDPYILIANSKISNVKDLLPLLEKVMQSGKPLLIIAEDVEGEALSTLVVNKIRGTFKSVAVKAPGFGDRRKAMLGDIAILTGGEVISEEVGLKLENATLDLLGKARKVVITKDETTIVDGAGSADQVAGRVNQIRAEIENSDSDYDREKLQERLAKLAGGVAVIKAGAATEVELKERKHRIEDAVRNAKAAVEEGIVAGGGVALLQASQVFEKLELEGDEATGAAAVKLALEAPLKQIAVNAGLEGGVVVEKVRNLTPGHGLNAATGEYVDLVKEGIIDPAKVTRSALQNAASIAALFLTTEAVIADKPEKAAAPAGGGMPGGDMDF, encoded by the coding sequence ATGGCCAAGATCATCGCGTTCGACGAGGAGGCGCGGCGCGGCCTCGAGCGCGGCATGAACCAGCTCGCGGACGCCGTGAAGGTGACGCTCGGCCCCAAGGGCCGCAACGTCGTCCTCGAGAAGAAGTGGGGCGCGCCCACGATCACCAACGACGGTGTCTCCATCGCCAAGGAGATCGAGCTCGAGGACCCGTACGAGAAGATCGGCGCCGAGCTGGTCAAGGAAGTCGCCAAGAAGACGGACGACGTCGCCGGTGACGGTACGACCACCGCGACCGTTCTCGCCCAGGCCCTGGTCAAGGAGGGCCTGCGCAACGTCGCCGCCGGTGCCAACCCGATGGCCCTGAAGCGCGGTATCGAGAAGGCCGTCGAGGCCGTCTCCGGTGCCCTGCTCGAGCAGGCGAAGGACGTCGAGACCAAGGAGCAGATCGCCTCCACGGCCTCCATCTCCGCCGCCGACGTCCAGATCGGCGAGCTCATCGCCGAGGCCATGGACAAGGTCGGCAAGGAAGGCGTCATCACCGTCGAGGAGTCCCAGACCTTCGGTCTGGAGCTGGAGCTCACCGAGGGTATGCGCTTCGACAAGGGCTACATCTCGGCGTACTTCGCCACCGACATGGAGCGTATGGAGGCCGTCCTCGACGACCCGTACATCCTGATCGCGAACTCCAAGATCTCCAACGTCAAGGACCTGCTCCCGCTCCTGGAGAAGGTCATGCAGTCGGGCAAGCCGCTGCTGATCATCGCCGAGGACGTCGAGGGCGAGGCCCTGTCGACCCTGGTCGTCAACAAGATCCGCGGCACCTTCAAGTCCGTCGCCGTCAAGGCCCCGGGCTTCGGCGACCGCCGCAAGGCCATGCTCGGCGACATCGCCATCCTCACGGGCGGCGAGGTCATCTCCGAGGAGGTCGGCCTCAAGCTGGAGAACGCCACGCTCGACCTCCTGGGCAAGGCCCGCAAGGTCGTCATCACCAAGGACGAGACCACCATCGTCGACGGTGCCGGCTCGGCCGACCAGGTCGCGGGCCGCGTGAACCAGATCCGCGCCGAGATCGAGAACAGCGACTCCGACTACGACCGCGAGAAGCTGCAGGAGCGCCTGGCGAAGCTCGCCGGCGGTGTCGCGGTCATCAAGGCCGGCGCCGCCACCGAGGTGGAGCTCAAGGAGCGCAAGCACCGCATCGAGGACGCCGTCCGCAACGCCAAGGCGGCCGTCGAGGAGGGCATCGTCGCCGGTGGTGGCGTGGCCCTGCTGCAGGCCTCCCAGGTCTTCGAGAAGCTGGAGCTCGAGGGCGACGAGGCGACCGGTGCCGCCGCTGTGAAGCTGGCCCTGGAGGCCCCGCTGAAGCAGATCGCCGTGAACGCCGGCCTCGAGGGCGGCGTCGTGGTGGAGAAGGTGCGCAACCTGACCCCGGGCCACGGCCTGAACGCCGCGACCGGCGAGTACGTCGACCTGGTCAAGGAAGGCATCATCGACCCGGCCAAGGTGACGCGCTCCGCGCTGCAGAACGCCGCGTCGATCGCCGCGCTGTTCCTCACCACCGAGGCCGTCATCGCCGACAAGCCGGAGAAGGCCGCGGCCCCGGCCGGCGGCGGCATGCCGGGCGGTGACATGGACTTCTGA
- a CDS encoding cold-shock protein, translating into MAQGTVKWFNAEKGYGFIAVDGGADVFVHYSAIQMDGYRTLEEGQRVEFEISQGQKGPQADMVRVTA; encoded by the coding sequence ATGGCTCAGGGCACCGTCAAGTGGTTCAACGCGGAGAAGGGGTACGGCTTCATCGCGGTCGACGGTGGTGCGGATGTTTTCGTCCACTACAGCGCGATCCAGATGGACGGCTACCGCACCCTGGAAGAGGGCCAGCGGGTCGAGTTCGAGATCTCGCAGGGCCAGAAGGGCCCGCAGGCCGACATGGTTCGCGTCACCGCCTGA
- a CDS encoding MoaD/ThiS family protein → MSVTVRIPTILRTYTGGKAEVDAEGATLAEVIEDLEKNHTGIAARVLDDQGRLRRFVNVYVNDDDVRFEQGLQTATPDGAGVSIIPAVAGG, encoded by the coding sequence ATGAGCGTGACCGTCCGCATCCCCACCATCCTGCGCACCTACACCGGCGGCAAGGCCGAGGTGGACGCCGAGGGCGCCACCCTCGCCGAGGTCATCGAGGACCTGGAGAAGAACCACACCGGGATCGCCGCCCGGGTCCTGGACGACCAGGGCAGGCTGCGCCGCTTCGTCAACGTCTACGTCAACGACGACGACGTGCGCTTCGAGCAGGGTCTCCAGACGGCCACCCCGGACGGCGCGGGCGTCTCCATCATCCCGGCGGTCGCCGGCGGCTGA
- the thrC gene encoding threonine synthase, whose amino-acid sequence MAVQTVASTTDSAAPSVDLGPAAALSCRECGHRVPLGPVFACEECFGPLEIAYDFSDYDTEELRKRIEAGPANIWRYAPLLPVPADVATRPNLNPGWTKLVKADNLARELGVTGGLYVKDDSGNPTHSFKDRVVAQALEAARTFGFTTLSCSSTGNLAGAVGAAAARAGLRSCVFIPHDLEQGKVVMAAVYGGELVGIEGNYDDVNRFCSELIGDPAGEGWGFVNVNLRPYYAEGSKTLAYEICEQLGWRLPDQIVVPIASGSQLTKIDKGLQELIKLGLVEEKPYKIFGAQAEGCSPVSAAYKAGHDVVRPQKPNTIAKSLAIGNPADGPYVLDIARRTGGAVEDVTDEQVVDAIRLLARTEGIFAETAGGVTVGVTKKLIDDGVLDPAGTTVVLNTGDGLKTLDAVAGTGLTATIRPNLESFREAGLA is encoded by the coding sequence ATGGCTGTGCAGACCGTTGCAAGCACCACCGATTCCGCCGCTCCCTCCGTCGACCTGGGCCCCGCCGCCGCGCTCTCCTGTCGCGAGTGCGGTCACCGCGTGCCGCTCGGCCCGGTCTTCGCCTGCGAGGAGTGTTTCGGCCCGCTGGAGATCGCCTACGACTTCTCGGACTACGACACCGAGGAGCTCCGCAAGCGGATCGAGGCGGGCCCCGCGAACATCTGGCGCTACGCGCCGCTGCTGCCCGTCCCGGCGGACGTGGCGACCCGGCCGAACCTCAACCCCGGCTGGACCAAGCTCGTCAAGGCCGACAACCTCGCCCGCGAACTCGGCGTCACCGGCGGCCTGTACGTCAAGGACGACTCCGGCAACCCGACGCACTCCTTCAAGGACCGCGTGGTCGCCCAGGCCCTGGAGGCCGCCCGCACCTTCGGCTTCACCACCCTGTCCTGCTCCTCCACCGGCAACCTGGCCGGCGCCGTCGGCGCCGCCGCCGCGCGCGCCGGACTGCGCTCCTGCGTGTTCATCCCGCACGACCTGGAGCAGGGCAAGGTCGTCATGGCCGCGGTCTACGGCGGCGAGCTCGTCGGCATCGAGGGCAACTACGACGACGTGAACCGCTTCTGCTCCGAGCTGATCGGCGACCCGGCCGGCGAGGGCTGGGGCTTCGTCAACGTCAACCTGCGGCCGTACTACGCGGAGGGCTCGAAGACCCTCGCGTACGAGATCTGCGAGCAGCTCGGCTGGCGGCTGCCGGACCAGATCGTCGTCCCGATCGCGTCCGGCTCGCAGCTCACGAAGATCGACAAGGGGCTGCAGGAGCTGATCAAGCTCGGTCTGGTCGAGGAGAAGCCGTACAAGATCTTCGGTGCGCAGGCCGAGGGCTGCTCGCCGGTGTCGGCCGCGTACAAGGCGGGGCACGACGTCGTCCGGCCGCAGAAGCCGAACACCATCGCCAAGTCGCTCGCCATCGGCAACCCCGCCGACGGCCCGTACGTCCTGGACATCGCGCGCCGTACGGGCGGTGCGGTGGAGGACGTGACGGACGAGCAGGTCGTGGACGCCATCAGGCTGCTCGCCCGCACCGAGGGCATCTTCGCCGAGACGGCGGGCGGTGTGACGGTCGGCGTGACGAAGAAGCTCATCGACGACGGCGTGCTCGACCCGGCCGGGACCACCGTCGTGCTCAACACCGGTGACGGCCTGAAGACCCTCGACGCGGTGGCCGGCACCGGCCTCACCGCGACCATCCGCCCCAACCTGGAGTCGTTCCGAGAGGCAGGCCTCGCATGA
- a CDS encoding glucosyl-3-phosphoglycerate synthase, with product MLEEVERWLSERSWSVTDRPLHQIMAAKRATGRTVSVVLPALNEEETVGAIVSAVRRDLVLRVPLVDEVVVVDSGSTDRTAAAAAAAGATVVHRDAILPRIPAVPGKGEVLWRSLLVTRGDIVCFVDADLREFSSDFVSGIVGPLLTDPDVHLVKAMYDRPLTVPGKDAPGTVAAGQGGRVTELMARPLLNMHWPRLAGFVQPLGGEYAARRSLLERLPFPVGYGVELGMLVDALHLVGLDALAQVDVGVRIHRHQDGQALGRMAAAIYRTAQLRLARGHLIRPALTQFERTGDTFEPRTYSVDTEERPPMAEIAEYQAREVA from the coding sequence GTGCTGGAAGAAGTCGAGCGCTGGCTGAGCGAACGCTCCTGGTCGGTGACCGACCGTCCGCTGCACCAGATCATGGCGGCCAAGCGCGCCACCGGGCGGACGGTCAGCGTGGTGCTGCCCGCGCTCAACGAGGAGGAGACGGTCGGCGCCATCGTCTCGGCGGTCCGGCGCGACCTGGTGCTCCGGGTGCCGCTGGTCGACGAGGTCGTGGTCGTCGACTCCGGCTCGACCGACCGCACGGCCGCGGCGGCCGCCGCGGCCGGGGCGACGGTGGTGCACCGGGACGCGATCCTGCCCCGCATCCCGGCCGTGCCCGGCAAGGGCGAGGTGCTGTGGCGCTCCCTGCTCGTCACCCGCGGCGACATCGTCTGCTTCGTCGACGCCGACCTCAGGGAGTTCTCCTCCGACTTCGTCTCCGGCATCGTCGGCCCGCTGCTCACCGACCCGGACGTCCACCTGGTCAAGGCCATGTACGACCGGCCGCTCACGGTGCCCGGCAAGGACGCCCCCGGCACGGTCGCCGCCGGCCAGGGCGGCCGGGTCACGGAGCTGATGGCCCGCCCGCTGCTCAACATGCACTGGCCGCGGCTGGCCGGCTTCGTCCAGCCGCTCGGCGGCGAGTACGCGGCCCGCCGCTCCCTGCTGGAACGGCTCCCCTTCCCCGTCGGCTACGGCGTGGAGCTCGGCATGCTGGTCGACGCCCTGCACCTGGTCGGCCTGGACGCCCTGGCCCAGGTCGACGTCGGCGTCCGCATCCACCGCCACCAGGACGGCCAGGCCCTCGGCCGCATGGCCGCCGCGATCTACCGCACCGCCCAGCTCCGGCTGGCCCGCGGCCACCTGATCCGCCCGGCCCTCACCCAGTTCGAGCGGACGGGCGACACCTTCGAGCCCCGTACGTACTCCGTCGACACGGAGGAGCGGCCGCCGATGGCGGAGATCGCGGAGTACCAGGCACGGGAGGTGGCCTGA
- a CDS encoding trehalose-6-phosphate synthase gives MASTQAAQGAQVLVASNRGPVSYTVGEDGSLRARRGGGGLVSGLSAIGPEAGALWVCSALSDGDREAVRRGVGEDGVRMLDIPADVHADAYNGIANSVLWFVHHMLYQTPLEPVFDAEFRRQWASYETYNRAFAEALAEEAAPGAAVLVQDYHLTLVPGMLRALRPDLRIGHFSHTPWAPPEYFRMLPDDIAGQVLRGMLGADRLGFLTHRWADAFTACCERFADGTGDTRIGVHGLGADADFLRARSHEADVEERIVALREEIGTAPDGGARRTIVRVDRTELSKNIVRGLLAYRQLLEDHPEWRERVVHVAFAYPSRQDLAVYRAYTAEVRRVAEEINERYGTPGWTPVVLHVKDDFARSLAAYRLADVALVNPIRDGMNLVAKEVPVVSDAGCALVLSREAGAHEELGEDAITVNPYDVVDTARALHEALSTAPEERAARSKRLAAAATALPPARWFLDQLDALREGTPG, from the coding sequence ATGGCTTCCACGCAGGCTGCTCAGGGTGCTCAGGTGCTGGTCGCGTCGAATCGCGGACCCGTCTCGTACACGGTGGGGGAGGACGGTTCGCTGCGGGCCAGACGGGGCGGCGGCGGACTGGTGTCCGGACTGTCGGCGATCGGTCCGGAGGCGGGGGCGCTGTGGGTGTGCTCGGCGCTGTCCGACGGCGACCGCGAGGCCGTGCGGCGCGGGGTCGGCGAGGACGGCGTGCGGATGCTGGACATCCCGGCGGACGTGCACGCCGACGCGTACAACGGGATCGCCAACTCGGTGCTGTGGTTCGTGCACCACATGCTGTACCAGACCCCGCTGGAGCCGGTCTTCGACGCGGAGTTCCGGCGGCAGTGGGCGTCCTACGAGACGTACAACCGCGCCTTCGCCGAGGCGCTGGCCGAGGAGGCGGCGCCCGGGGCGGCGGTGCTGGTGCAGGACTACCACCTGACGCTGGTCCCCGGGATGCTCCGCGCGCTCCGCCCCGACCTGCGGATCGGCCACTTCTCGCACACGCCGTGGGCGCCGCCGGAGTACTTCCGGATGCTGCCCGACGACATCGCCGGCCAGGTGCTGCGCGGGATGCTGGGCGCCGACCGGCTGGGCTTCCTCACCCACCGCTGGGCGGACGCGTTCACCGCGTGCTGCGAGCGGTTCGCGGACGGCACCGGGGACACGCGGATCGGCGTGCACGGGCTGGGGGCCGACGCGGACTTCCTGCGCGCCCGGTCCCACGAGGCGGACGTCGAGGAGCGGATCGTCGCGCTGCGGGAGGAGATCGGCACGGCTCCCGACGGCGGCGCGCGCAGGACGATCGTCCGGGTCGACCGGACCGAGCTGTCGAAGAACATCGTGCGCGGCCTGCTGGCCTACCGGCAGCTGCTGGAGGACCACCCCGAGTGGCGCGAGCGCGTCGTGCACGTCGCCTTCGCCTACCCCTCGCGCCAGGACCTCGCGGTGTACCGCGCGTACACAGCCGAGGTCCGGCGGGTGGCGGAGGAGATCAACGAGCGGTACGGGACGCCGGGCTGGACCCCGGTCGTGCTGCACGTCAAGGACGACTTCGCCCGGTCGCTGGCGGCGTACCGACTGGCCGACGTGGCCCTGGTCAACCCGATCCGCGACGGCATGAACCTGGTCGCCAAGGAGGTGCCGGTCGTCTCCGACGCGGGCTGCGCGCTGGTGCTGTCGCGGGAGGCGGGCGCCCACGAGGAGCTGGGCGAGGACGCGATCACCGTCAACCCGTACGACGTCGTCGACACGGCGAGGGCGCTGCACGAGGCGCTGTCGACGGCGCCGGAGGAGCGGGCGGCGCGCTCCAAGCGGCTGGCCGCGGCGGCGACCGCGCTGCCGCCGGCGCGGTGGTTCCTGGACCAGCTGGACGCGCTGCGGGAGGGGACGCCCGGCTGA
- the otsB gene encoding trehalose-phosphatase: MGNPTDSTDPNTTDPDAVNPGTTDPDATDPGAAGRLPAPATRAGREGLEALLARPERALVAFDFDGTLAPIVPDPEQARAHPGAVPGLAALAPKVAAVAVVTGRPAGVAVRHGGFAGVPGLEHLVVLGHYGAERWDAVTGTVTAPAPHPGVAAARAELPGLLDRVGAWRGTWIEEKGRAVAVHTRRAADPRAAFEALREPLTGLATRHGLVVEPGRMVLELRPPGMDKGVALAEYAREIGAESVLYAGDDLGDLPAFAAVDKLRSDGTPGLLVCSGSDEVTELRERADVVVDGPAGVVDLLRALAARID; this comes from the coding sequence ATGGGCAACCCTACGGATTCCACGGACCCGAACACGACGGACCCGGACGCGGTGAACCCGGGTACGACGGACCCGGACGCGACGGACCCCGGTGCCGCCGGCCGCCTGCCCGCGCCCGCCACGCGGGCCGGGCGGGAAGGACTGGAGGCGCTCCTGGCGCGTCCGGAACGGGCGCTGGTCGCCTTCGACTTCGACGGGACGCTCGCACCGATCGTGCCCGACCCGGAGCAGGCCCGCGCGCACCCCGGCGCGGTGCCCGGGCTCGCCGCGCTCGCCCCGAAGGTGGCGGCCGTCGCGGTCGTCACCGGGCGGCCCGCCGGAGTGGCCGTGCGGCACGGCGGTTTCGCGGGCGTGCCCGGCCTGGAGCACCTGGTCGTTCTCGGCCACTACGGGGCCGAGCGCTGGGACGCGGTGACCGGCACGGTCACCGCGCCCGCCCCGCACCCCGGGGTCGCCGCCGCCCGGGCGGAACTGCCGGGGCTGCTCGACCGGGTCGGCGCGTGGCGGGGCACCTGGATCGAGGAGAAGGGCCGGGCGGTGGCCGTCCACACCCGCCGGGCCGCCGACCCCCGGGCCGCCTTCGAGGCGCTGCGCGAGCCGCTGACCGGCCTCGCCACCCGGCACGGCCTGGTCGTCGAGCCCGGCCGCATGGTCCTGGAGCTGCGCCCGCCCGGCATGGACAAGGGCGTCGCCCTGGCGGAGTACGCCCGTGAGATCGGCGCCGAGTCGGTCCTGTACGCCGGTGACGACCTGGGCGACCTCCCCGCCTTCGCCGCCGTCGACAAGCTCCGCTCCGACGGCACGCCCGGCCTGCTGGTGTGCAGCGGCAGCGACGAGGTCACCGAGCTGAGGGAGCGCGCGGACGTAGTGGTCGACGGCCCGGCGGGCGTGGTGGACCTGCTGCGGGCCCTGGCGGCCCGGATCGACTGA
- a CDS encoding DUF3263 domain-containing protein yields the protein MDEERLDRRGQDILALERRGFSGPGAKERAIREELGLAPVRYYQLLNALLDDPRALAHDPLTVNRLRRVREARRAQR from the coding sequence ATGGACGAGGAGCGGCTGGACCGACGCGGACAGGACATCCTCGCGCTGGAACGCCGTGGCTTCTCCGGCCCCGGCGCGAAGGAGCGGGCGATACGCGAGGAGCTGGGCCTGGCCCCGGTGCGCTACTACCAGCTCCTCAACGCCCTGCTCGACGACCCGCGCGCCCTGGCCCACGACCCGTTGACGGTGAACCGCCTGCGGCGGGTGAGGGAGGCCCGCCGCGCACAGCGCTGA